A region of Frederiksenia canicola DNA encodes the following proteins:
- a CDS encoding YnbE family lipoprotein gives MKAKLLLFAIFAANLTACTPKIQLETPKEGITINMNVVVDHKIEVSMDEKSRTMIKTVDMDKEK, from the coding sequence ATGAAAGCAAAGCTACTTTTATTTGCAATATTTGCGGCGAATCTGACCGCTTGTACCCCGAAAATTCAGCTCGAAACCCCTAAAGAAGGGATTACGATCAATATGAATGTTGTGGTGGACCATAAAATTGAAGTAAGTATGGATGAAAAGTCAAGAACGATGATTAAGACAGTCGATATGGATAAAGAAAAGTAA
- a CDS encoding transferrin-binding protein-like solute binding protein has product MCSSLKKTKLALLFPLLLTACAGKGSFDSAVVKNDDPSALSQGNASTEPNAKPKENTPPDSNTSENMSPEEAKRVKGLGFGVAIPRRNIAQHDKEGNPLPPYYKGETIGTAEPYVEISNPQSTNDEPFRLRESDGFENILLDVPYSRPPESEGDVSKPHVLYEGKKGRIYYRAENTAKALPVNQVVSYKGIWRFVTDARPFTKDGQVRDGYKDFEGRDGYVGSSDGGSSYDEYIAPNSGGGHFSEFTADFNTKKLTGKLIKANTKDIATSGIDRYAIDADIKDNRFYGKATALDKSNKGVKYFYANSDKVEGGFYGMNANELAGSFLTNDNSVFAVFGAKSEKMTNEIMVDAFKVNIEENEDIVKSNLNTYFDISKLVIDGQEVPLANGETTLSSGDKISVSACCGDLKSVKFGTFIHKSERHVPIEEEEEDNFDDEEALADSNEELADNEGPDEGTENENDENISNLKPEEDLVYTKFGKHLFIQGHRTPTSALPTDQTFTYEGNWQGHAAGKKIAPVNFSPYDSKAKFVADFAAKKVTGELIHNAVPVVLIESDIDKNGFKGYAKTGEFGITLDKGNTLGVSKMEFSKAIVEGAFYGKNAEEIGGSVYAQEPKFGAVFGGKKVENKEK; this is encoded by the coding sequence ATGTGCTCATCGCTTAAAAAAACAAAATTAGCTCTCCTTTTCCCTTTATTGCTTACTGCCTGTGCAGGAAAGGGAAGTTTTGATTCCGCCGTTGTGAAAAATGATGATCCTTCGGCTTTATCTCAAGGTAATGCATCAACGGAGCCGAATGCAAAACCTAAAGAAAATACGCCTCCAGACAGTAATACTTCTGAAAATATGTCTCCAGAAGAAGCTAAAAGAGTAAAAGGGCTTGGTTTTGGGGTGGCTATTCCTAGACGAAATATTGCTCAACATGATAAGGAAGGGAATCCTTTGCCACCATATTATAAAGGCGAAACAATAGGCACTGCCGAACCCTATGTCGAAATTTCAAATCCACAAAGTACGAATGATGAACCTTTTAGACTACGGGAAAGTGATGGATTTGAGAACATCTTGTTAGATGTTCCTTATTCAAGACCACCAGAAAGTGAAGGCGATGTTAGTAAGCCACATGTATTGTATGAAGGCAAAAAAGGACGAATTTATTATCGAGCGGAAAATACAGCCAAAGCTCTCCCTGTTAATCAAGTGGTTAGCTATAAAGGGATTTGGCGTTTTGTGACAGATGCTCGACCTTTTACCAAGGATGGTCAGGTAAGGGATGGTTATAAAGATTTTGAGGGAAGAGATGGATATGTAGGGAGTTCTGATGGCGGATCATCATACGATGAATATATCGCACCTAATAGTGGTGGAGGTCACTTTAGTGAATTTACCGCCGATTTTAATACGAAGAAATTAACTGGGAAGCTTATCAAGGCTAACACTAAGGATATTGCTACATCGGGTATAGATCGTTATGCGATTGATGCGGATATTAAAGATAACCGTTTCTATGGCAAAGCAACCGCATTGGATAAAAGTAACAAAGGTGTTAAATATTTTTATGCTAACTCCGATAAAGTGGAAGGGGGGTTCTACGGTATGAATGCCAATGAACTCGCAGGTAGCTTCTTAACCAATGATAATTCTGTCTTTGCGGTCTTTGGTGCTAAGAGTGAGAAAATGACAAACGAGATTATGGTCGATGCTTTCAAGGTTAATATTGAAGAAAATGAAGATATCGTGAAATCAAATCTTAACACCTATTTCGATATATCTAAATTGGTCATTGATGGTCAAGAAGTACCGCTTGCAAATGGTGAAACAACCTTATCATCAGGCGATAAAATATCGGTTTCTGCTTGTTGTGGCGATTTGAAGTCAGTGAAGTTTGGTACTTTCATACATAAAAGTGAACGTCATGTGCCTATTGAAGAGGAGGAAGAAGACAACTTTGATGATGAAGAGGCTCTAGCGGATTCTAATGAAGAATTGGCTGATAATGAGGGGCCAGATGAAGGGACAGAAAATGAGAACGATGAAAATATCTCAAATCTAAAACCAGAAGAGGATCTTGTTTACACGAAATTTGGTAAGCATCTCTTTATTCAAGGGCATCGAACGCCAACTTCCGCTCTTCCGACAGATCAAACCTTTACTTATGAAGGAAATTGGCAAGGTCACGCAGCTGGTAAGAAAATTGCTCCGGTTAATTTCTCACCTTATGACAGTAAAGCAAAATTTGTAGCGGATTTTGCAGCGAAAAAAGTGACCGGAGAATTAATTCATAATGCTGTTCCTGTTGTTCTGATTGAGAGCGATATTGATAAAAATGGCTTTAAGGGCTATGCAAAAACAGGAGAGTTTGGGATTACGCTTGATAAAGGTAACACTTTAGGTGTGAGTAAGATGGAATTTTCTAAAGCTATCGTTGAAGGGGCTTTCTACGGTAAAAATGCGGAAGAAATTGGTGGTAGTGTTTACGCTCAAGAACCTAAATTTGGTGCAGTATTTGGCGGTAAAAAAGTTGAGAATAAAGAGAAGTAA
- a CDS encoding lactoferrin/transferrin family TonB-dependent receptor, which yields MKKTNTSKTFIYSSLYLSLFVLPMAPSFSYAEETVELKDVYVVGKKKATRKENDITGLGKIVKTKDTINKEQILSIRDLVRYDPGVSVVEQGRGGSAGYSMRGVDKNRIALVVDGIPQAQSYVMQGENTRSRQGGGSINEIENENITSVEISKGASSSEYGSGSLGGAIGFRTKEPSDILGEDEHFGGTAKTAYSSKNEQYTHSFGLAGRANRVEGLIQYTHKIGKSTKIHDDAINTVNYDITRLGGYRYDYDLREPNTKPSTYFVIEGECGSGASCEPRSISQLTNGAVPTEENLRNQANKHVPFSEEEKQFIPKTQHVKEHLNPKDYTGNARVIPDPMKYKTGSILSKIGVYVTKNHYIGGVFEETKQRYDIQDMSVSSYYSPYEAERFNTIKSSGVYSKSGSILDGIYIVLGQTLYEDENKGKVHGIKGIGLRWSRTQFFDERHTKTRKGLVYRFTGEKDSFLSNATLSYDNQKIILDSHIHNLYCSEYPTIDKNCRPSVDKPWSYYLSERNIYREYHDLIKLSLDKTFKVFSTKHNAQLSGGVDFLQSRLDRKDYFEQYAIENYVIKEGSTGNGYFNNPYIYQLAPGGRRVMTETKCNNLSAFRDCNTRIIKGNNKFIALREHINVNKYLDIGLGGRIDSHRFVSDDPWTASKNYTTRSWNLGVVVKPTRNIALSYRVSNGFRVPSFQEMFGHRVPGFERGEDDEAYKVSNLRPEKSLNREVGIGFKGDFGSLEASYFINQYNDLITLAAERVYNEKVKRENIYIQYNNAQNIELKGINVVGKIDWNGIYDKLPEGLYTNLAYNKAKPTKIMNDPRFFWLRSYAFDTLQPSRYIASLGYDQPDDKWGINLTMTYSKAKKLSEVQSESISADGSAKRENITDRTTKSWYIYDLVGHIKPHKNITVRAGIYNLMNYRYITWESVRQSAVGSINRHHDVSNYARYAAPGRNFVLSLEAKF from the coding sequence ATGAAAAAAACAAATACATCAAAGACATTTATTTATTCAAGCCTTTATCTCTCACTTTTTGTGTTACCTATGGCACCAAGTTTTAGCTATGCTGAAGAAACTGTAGAATTGAAAGATGTTTATGTTGTTGGGAAGAAAAAAGCCACCCGCAAAGAGAACGATATTACAGGACTAGGTAAGATCGTTAAAACGAAAGATACGATCAATAAAGAGCAGATTTTAAGTATTCGAGATTTAGTGCGTTATGACCCTGGTGTCTCTGTTGTTGAGCAGGGACGAGGGGGATCGGCCGGCTACTCAATGCGTGGTGTGGATAAAAACCGCATCGCTTTAGTTGTTGATGGTATTCCACAAGCACAGTCCTATGTAATGCAAGGGGAGAACACGCGATCAAGACAAGGGGGCGGTTCTATCAATGAAATTGAAAATGAGAATATTACGTCCGTTGAGATTAGTAAAGGGGCAAGCTCATCTGAATATGGGAGTGGTTCTCTTGGCGGAGCCATTGGATTTAGAACGAAAGAACCAAGCGATATTCTCGGAGAAGATGAACATTTCGGTGGAACAGCAAAAACGGCATATAGCAGTAAAAATGAGCAATATACTCATTCCTTTGGTTTAGCGGGCAGAGCAAATCGTGTTGAAGGGCTTATCCAATATACTCACAAAATAGGTAAATCGACCAAAATTCATGATGATGCGATCAATACTGTCAATTATGATATTACTCGTTTAGGTGGCTATCGTTATGATTATGACTTAAGAGAACCTAATACAAAGCCTTCTACTTATTTTGTGATTGAGGGGGAATGTGGTTCGGGAGCGAGCTGTGAGCCTCGATCTATCAGCCAACTGACTAATGGGGCAGTGCCGACTGAGGAGAATCTCCGTAATCAAGCGAATAAGCATGTGCCATTTTCAGAGGAGGAGAAGCAGTTTATTCCTAAAACACAACACGTTAAAGAGCATTTAAACCCTAAGGATTATACGGGAAATGCACGAGTCATTCCTGATCCAATGAAGTATAAAACAGGCTCGATCCTTTCAAAAATCGGAGTTTATGTAACCAAAAATCACTATATTGGCGGTGTATTTGAAGAAACGAAGCAACGTTATGATATTCAAGATATGTCGGTAAGTAGCTATTATTCCCCCTATGAAGCAGAGCGTTTTAATACGATAAAAAGTAGTGGTGTCTATTCTAAATCTGGCTCAATTCTCGATGGTATATATATCGTTTTAGGGCAAACGCTTTATGAAGATGAAAATAAAGGAAAGGTTCACGGGATTAAAGGGATTGGTTTACGGTGGTCTCGTACTCAGTTCTTTGATGAACGTCATACAAAAACAAGAAAAGGTTTGGTGTATCGCTTTACCGGTGAAAAAGACAGTTTCTTAAGTAATGCTACATTGAGCTACGATAACCAAAAAATTATCTTAGATTCGCATATTCATAATCTCTATTGCTCAGAATATCCAACGATTGATAAAAATTGTCGCCCATCGGTAGATAAACCATGGTCGTATTACTTATCTGAGAGAAATATTTATAGGGAATATCATGATCTGATAAAACTTTCTTTAGATAAGACATTTAAAGTGTTTTCTACAAAACATAATGCACAACTAAGTGGCGGAGTAGATTTCTTACAGTCACGTCTCGATCGTAAAGACTACTTCGAACAATATGCTATTGAAAATTATGTTATTAAAGAAGGTAGTACGGGGAATGGTTATTTCAATAATCCCTATATTTATCAGTTAGCACCAGGTGGTCGCCGAGTGATGACTGAAACGAAGTGTAATAACCTATCTGCTTTCCGTGATTGTAATACCCGCATCATCAAAGGAAATAATAAGTTTATCGCATTAAGAGAGCATATTAATGTGAATAAATATCTTGATATTGGGCTAGGTGGACGAATTGATTCCCATAGATTTGTTTCAGATGATCCATGGACAGCAAGTAAAAATTACACCACTCGTTCTTGGAACCTTGGTGTTGTCGTGAAACCAACGCGCAATATTGCACTTTCTTATCGTGTTTCAAATGGCTTTAGAGTACCAAGTTTCCAAGAGATGTTTGGTCATCGTGTACCAGGCTTTGAAAGGGGGGAAGATGACGAGGCTTATAAAGTAAGTAATCTCCGCCCTGAAAAATCATTAAATAGAGAAGTTGGTATTGGCTTTAAAGGTGATTTTGGTAGCTTGGAAGCAAGTTATTTTATTAATCAATACAATGACTTAATTACACTTGCAGCAGAAAGAGTCTATAACGAAAAAGTAAAGCGTGAGAATATCTATATTCAGTACAATAATGCTCAAAATATTGAATTAAAAGGTATCAATGTTGTTGGTAAAATTGACTGGAATGGTATTTACGACAAACTTCCAGAAGGCTTATATACCAATTTAGCTTATAACAAAGCAAAACCAACAAAAATCATGAATGATCCACGCTTTTTCTGGTTAAGATCTTATGCTTTCGATACCCTACAACCATCTCGTTATATTGCGAGCTTAGGGTATGATCAACCTGATGATAAATGGGGGATTAATTTAACGATGACTTATTCGAAAGCGAAAAAACTAAGTGAAGTTCAATCAGAATCTATTAGTGCGGATGGTTCCGCTAAGCGCGAGAATATAACGGATAGAACCACAAAATCTTGGTATATCTACGATCTTGTTGGGCATATCAAACCGCATAAAAATATTACCGTTCGTGCAGGTATCTACAATTTGATGAACTATCGTTACATCACTTGGGAGTCTGTAAGACAATCTGCTGTAGGATCGATTAATCGCCACCATGATGTAAGTAACTACGCACGTTATGCAGCACCAGGACGAAACTTTGTACTTTCCCTTGAAGCTAAGTTTTAG
- the purT gene encoding formate-dependent phosphoribosylglycinamide formyltransferase gives MTILGTALTPKATKVMMLGSGELGKEVVIELQRLGVEVIAVDRYENAPAQQVAHRAYTISMLDGNALRALVEKEKPDFIVPEVEAIATDTLVELEQEGYNVIPTAKATKLTMNREGIRRLASEELGLKTSPYRFVDNFEQFTQSIAEIGIPCVVKPIMSSSGHGQSVIKSEADIQKAWDYAQQGGRAGGGRVIVEGFVKFDYEISLLTVRHVHGTSFLAPIGHIQIDGDYRESWQPQAMSEIALKKAQDVAEKITSALGGRGIFGVELFICGDDVIFNEVSPRPHDTGMVTLISQELSEFALHARAILGLPIPAINLISPSASKAIVVEGKSTQVSFGNLHNVLAEPNTNIRLFGKGEVNGHRRLGVVLARDESIEKALEKARRAYDKLAVTL, from the coding sequence ATGACAATATTAGGTACAGCGTTAACCCCTAAAGCCACTAAAGTAATGATGCTTGGCTCCGGGGAACTAGGAAAAGAAGTGGTCATTGAGCTACAACGTTTAGGCGTGGAAGTGATTGCAGTGGATCGCTATGAAAATGCACCCGCACAACAAGTAGCACACCGAGCTTACACCATTTCAATGTTAGACGGCAATGCGTTACGAGCGTTAGTCGAAAAAGAAAAACCCGATTTTATTGTGCCTGAAGTAGAGGCGATAGCCACCGATACCTTAGTGGAACTGGAGCAAGAAGGCTACAACGTAATCCCAACGGCAAAAGCAACCAAACTCACGATGAACCGTGAAGGGATTCGCCGCTTGGCATCAGAAGAACTTGGGCTGAAAACTTCCCCATACCGTTTTGTCGATAATTTTGAACAATTTACGCAATCAATTGCAGAAATTGGTATTCCTTGTGTGGTCAAACCGATTATGTCTTCCTCAGGGCATGGACAAAGTGTGATCAAATCGGAAGCAGATATTCAAAAAGCGTGGGATTATGCCCAACAAGGCGGACGTGCTGGAGGCGGGCGTGTCATTGTGGAAGGCTTTGTCAAATTTGATTACGAAATTTCACTGCTGACGGTTCGCCATGTTCATGGCACGTCATTCCTTGCTCCGATTGGGCATATCCAAATTGATGGCGATTATCGCGAATCGTGGCAGCCACAAGCAATGTCGGAAATAGCACTGAAAAAAGCCCAAGACGTTGCCGAGAAAATTACCAGCGCATTAGGTGGACGTGGCATTTTTGGCGTGGAGCTGTTTATTTGCGGTGACGACGTGATTTTCAACGAAGTTTCACCTCGCCCGCACGATACGGGAATGGTGACGCTGATTTCACAAGAGCTATCGGAATTTGCTCTGCATGCAAGAGCGATTCTCGGCTTACCAATTCCAGCGATCAATCTCATCAGCCCATCGGCATCTAAAGCAATCGTTGTGGAAGGCAAATCGACTCAAGTCTCTTTTGGTAACTTACATAATGTTTTGGCCGAGCCAAATACTAATATTCGTTTGTTTGGTAAAGGTGAAGTAAACGGTCATCGCCGTTTAGGTGTGGTGCTAGCTCGTGATGAGAGCATTGAAAAAGCCCTCGAAAAAGCTCGTCGAGCTTATGACAAGTTAGCTGTTACGTTATAA
- a CDS encoding Tex family protein produces MADLNHQISQIIAAELAVRSEQIFAAMTLLDEGNTIPFIARYRKEVTGGLDDTQLRHFETRLIYLRELNDRRQTILKSIEEQGKLTDELRTKIEQVESKTELEDLYLPYKPKRRTRGQIAIEAGLEPLAESLWNEPSQTPEVVAEAYVNAEKGVTDVKSALDGARYILMERFSEDAELLAKLRQYLTAYATLESKVIEGKEEEGEKFRDYFSHSEPFKNVPSHRALAMFRGRNEGILSLSLNADPNAEEGSRSSHCEEIIREHLGVIFNKQPADNWRAQVISWTWKIKALLHLETELMASLREKAEEEAIDVFARNLSALLMAAPAGARNTMGLDPGLRTGVKVAVVDNTGKLLDTATIYPHTTDPVRAGQILYALGKKHQVDLIAIGNGTASRETERFAKDIIKQAKDWQPQTVVVSEAGASVYSASELAAAEFPELDVSLRGAVSIARRLQDPLAELVKIEPKAIGVGQYQHDVNQSQLARKLDAVVEDCVNAVGVDLNTASAPLLARVAGMTKTLAQNIVAYRDENGRFNSRSDLKKVARLGPKAFEQCAGFMRILGGKNPLDASSVHPEAYPVVEKILQATASTLGDLMGNTTKIHSLHAKDFVDEKFGLPTVNDIFKELEKPGRDPRGEFKTATFMEGVEEISDLKVGMILEGTVTNVTNFGAFVDIGVHQDGLVHISMLSNSFVEDPHQVVKTGDVVKVKVLEVDANRKRIALTMRLDDKPTDKSETSGQIRKKFDKNDRSQGARQERQSFGNNAFADALKGWKK; encoded by the coding sequence ATGGCCGATCTCAATCATCAAATCAGTCAAATTATCGCAGCGGAACTTGCGGTGCGATCTGAACAAATTTTTGCAGCGATGACGCTGTTAGACGAAGGCAATACCATTCCATTTATCGCTCGTTATCGTAAAGAAGTCACTGGCGGGTTGGACGATACCCAACTTCGCCATTTTGAAACTCGTTTGATTTACTTGCGAGAACTGAACGACCGCCGTCAAACCATTCTCAAGTCCATTGAAGAACAGGGAAAATTGACCGATGAACTTCGCACTAAAATTGAGCAAGTTGAGAGTAAAACAGAATTAGAAGATCTCTATTTGCCTTATAAACCGAAACGTCGTACTCGTGGACAGATTGCGATTGAAGCAGGGCTTGAACCTTTGGCAGAGAGCCTTTGGAACGAGCCAAGCCAAACGCCTGAAGTAGTGGCTGAAGCCTATGTCAATGCGGAAAAAGGCGTGACAGATGTGAAATCGGCGTTAGACGGGGCGAGATATATTTTAATGGAACGTTTTTCCGAAGATGCCGAGCTACTTGCAAAATTACGCCAATATCTGACCGCTTACGCGACCTTGGAATCAAAGGTCATTGAAGGTAAGGAAGAAGAGGGCGAGAAATTCAGAGATTATTTTTCACATAGTGAGCCATTTAAAAATGTGCCGTCTCACCGAGCTTTGGCGATGTTCCGAGGACGTAATGAAGGGATTTTATCGCTCTCATTAAATGCCGATCCTAATGCAGAAGAAGGTAGCCGTTCAAGCCATTGTGAAGAGATTATTCGTGAACATTTAGGCGTGATTTTCAACAAACAGCCAGCGGATAACTGGCGTGCGCAAGTGATTAGTTGGACGTGGAAAATCAAAGCCTTATTGCATTTAGAAACGGAGTTAATGGCAAGTCTGCGTGAAAAAGCGGAAGAAGAAGCGATTGACGTTTTCGCTCGTAACCTATCGGCGTTGTTAATGGCCGCACCCGCTGGGGCGAGAAATACCATGGGCTTAGACCCGGGGTTACGCACTGGGGTGAAGGTTGCGGTGGTGGATAATACGGGCAAATTGCTCGATACTGCCACCATTTATCCGCATACCACCGATCCTGTTCGAGCGGGGCAAATTCTGTATGCTTTGGGGAAAAAACATCAGGTGGATCTGATTGCCATTGGTAACGGCACAGCTTCTCGTGAAACAGAGCGTTTTGCGAAGGATATCATCAAACAAGCGAAAGATTGGCAACCGCAAACGGTGGTGGTGAGTGAAGCGGGGGCTTCTGTTTATTCAGCTTCCGAATTAGCAGCTGCCGAGTTCCCTGAACTTGATGTGTCCTTACGTGGTGCGGTTTCCATTGCTCGCCGTTTACAAGATCCGTTGGCGGAATTAGTTAAAATCGAACCTAAAGCGATTGGTGTGGGGCAATATCAGCACGATGTGAACCAATCTCAGCTTGCTCGTAAATTAGATGCGGTGGTGGAAGATTGCGTAAATGCGGTGGGCGTGGATTTGAATACGGCTTCAGCGCCATTATTGGCTCGAGTGGCAGGTATGACGAAGACTTTGGCACAAAATATTGTGGCATATCGAGATGAAAATGGGCGTTTTAACTCTCGTTCAGATCTGAAAAAAGTGGCTCGCTTAGGGCCAAAAGCCTTTGAACAATGTGCGGGCTTTATGCGAATTTTGGGAGGAAAGAACCCGCTTGATGCGTCAAGTGTTCACCCAGAGGCCTATCCAGTCGTGGAAAAAATCTTACAAGCAACGGCTTCAACCTTGGGTGATTTAATGGGCAATACGACTAAAATCCATAGCCTTCACGCCAAAGATTTTGTTGATGAAAAATTCGGTTTACCAACGGTCAATGATATTTTCAAAGAGTTAGAAAAACCTGGGCGAGATCCTCGTGGCGAATTTAAAACCGCGACCTTTATGGAAGGCGTGGAAGAAATCAGCGATCTCAAAGTAGGTATGATTTTGGAAGGAACGGTGACGAATGTGACAAACTTTGGGGCGTTCGTGGATATTGGCGTACACCAAGACGGCTTAGTACATATTTCGATGCTGTCTAACAGCTTTGTGGAAGATCCGCATCAAGTGGTGAAAACGGGCGATGTGGTGAAGGTGAAGGTGCTCGAAGTTGATGCTAACCGCAAGCGGATTGCACTCACTATGCGTTTAGACGATAAGCCGACGGATAAAAGCGAAACAAGCGGTCAAATTCGCAAAAAATTTGACAAAAATGACCGCTCGCAAGGCGCTCGCCAAGAACGTCAATCCTTTGGCAATAATGCCTTTGCCGATGCGTTGAAAGGTTGGAAAAAATAG
- a CDS encoding DMT family transporter: protein MMNALTINLFYIFAIGINIVLLRYFSLQLDPLNNNAVRFLSGAVVLLIWVLIRYRQSLINLIKAPKLFATALFVGVMMCGNMYFYLKGVAATNAVTASIFGVIAMPFGVLIAALFFQDERQKTRSKTFWIGCILTVLGCLGFIWYGKRLEIGGAFVMGAFFLLLSIVIRNIQNLVVKFTNNKLNVITLSCITSFSTAIISLLMSVQTDKISEIQHISHSFLLSLILFGVYAIGVGMILAFHIIQKQGIITFQILELLLPISTAIIAYLFLGETLSIPQLLFAAMVIFGASVALGIVKQKR from the coding sequence ATGATGAACGCACTCACGATCAACCTGTTCTATATTTTTGCGATTGGTATCAATATTGTACTGCTTCGCTATTTCAGCCTACAGCTTGACCCACTGAATAATAATGCGGTGCGATTTTTATCTGGAGCTGTGGTACTTTTAATTTGGGTGCTCATTCGCTACCGCCAAAGTTTGATTAACTTGATAAAAGCACCAAAATTATTTGCTACCGCTTTATTCGTTGGCGTGATGATGTGCGGCAATATGTATTTTTATTTGAAGGGCGTAGCTGCCACAAACGCGGTTACCGCTTCCATATTTGGTGTCATCGCAATGCCCTTTGGCGTATTGATTGCAGCCCTTTTCTTTCAAGACGAACGCCAAAAAACACGCAGTAAAACCTTTTGGATAGGCTGTATTCTAACGGTTCTCGGTTGCTTAGGTTTTATTTGGTATGGCAAACGCCTCGAAATTGGCGGTGCCTTTGTGATGGGGGCATTTTTCTTACTGCTTTCAATCGTGATCCGCAATATTCAAAATTTGGTGGTGAAATTCACTAACAACAAACTCAATGTGATTACCCTAAGTTGCATCACCTCTTTCAGCACAGCGATTATCAGTTTGCTAATGAGTGTTCAAACCGACAAAATCAGTGAAATTCAGCACATTTCACACAGTTTTCTGCTCAGTTTAATCCTGTTCGGCGTATATGCAATTGGCGTAGGAATGATTTTAGCCTTCCACATTATCCAAAAACAGGGCATCATTACCTTTCAGATTTTAGAGCTACTACTGCCAATCTCCACCGCAATCATCGCCTATCTTTTTCTTGGCGAAACCCTTTCTATTCCACAGCTACTTTTTGCTGCTATGGTAATTTTCGGGGCAAGTGTGGCGTTGGGGATTGTAAAACAGAAAAGATAA
- a CDS encoding NAD(P)/FAD-dependent oxidoreductase, with protein MKQYDVVIIGAGAAGLFCAAQLGQAGKSVAVLDNGKKIGRKILMSGGGFCNFTNLDVTPKHYLSQNPHFVKSALSRYTNWDFISLVASYGIAYHEKELGQLFCDESSQQIVDLLQAECAKGKVDIVLRQAVVSIEKFVKNFEIQTASETYQTENLVIATGGLSMSGLGASPFGYKVAEQFSIPVVPVRASLVPFTWKESDKPFASLSGIALPVSVSNRNQTFTNQMLFTHRGLSGPAILQISNYWEMGESVEIDLLPSENIVEIVQELRQSSPKLQLKTVLNRHFPKKLVELWFEQHLLQDKVIAQLTKADLQQLEQFIHHWHFLPNGTEGYRTAEVTMGGVDTDYISSKTMEAKQVEGLYFIGEVLDVTGWLGGYNFQWAWSSAAACAKGILAK; from the coding sequence ATGAAACAGTATGATGTGGTGATTATTGGTGCAGGGGCGGCGGGCTTATTCTGTGCAGCGCAATTAGGTCAGGCGGGCAAGTCTGTTGCAGTGTTGGATAACGGTAAGAAAATTGGGCGCAAAATTTTGATGTCTGGCGGTGGTTTTTGCAATTTCACCAATCTGGATGTTACTCCCAAGCATTATCTGAGCCAAAATCCGCATTTTGTGAAATCTGCCCTTTCTCGCTACACCAACTGGGATTTCATTTCACTGGTGGCAAGCTATGGGATCGCTTATCACGAGAAGGAATTGGGGCAACTTTTTTGCGATGAAAGTTCGCAGCAGATTGTCGATCTACTTCAAGCCGAATGTGCAAAAGGCAAAGTGGATATCGTGCTGCGACAAGCGGTCGTTTCTATTGAAAAATTTGTAAAAAACTTTGAAATTCAGACCGCTAGTGAAACCTATCAAACGGAAAATTTAGTGATTGCAACGGGGGGATTGTCGATGTCAGGGCTAGGGGCATCGCCTTTTGGCTACAAAGTGGCGGAGCAATTTAGCATTCCCGTTGTGCCAGTGCGTGCCAGTCTTGTGCCTTTTACTTGGAAAGAGAGCGATAAGCCTTTTGCGAGTTTATCGGGCATAGCCCTGCCTGTGAGTGTGAGTAATCGTAATCAAACCTTCACAAATCAAATGTTGTTTACCCATCGAGGCTTGTCAGGGCCTGCTATTTTGCAGATTTCTAATTATTGGGAGATGGGCGAAAGTGTGGAAATCGACTTATTGCCAAGTGAAAATATTGTTGAAATTGTGCAAGAACTTCGTCAATCTTCGCCAAAATTACAGCTAAAAACAGTCTTAAATCGTCATTTTCCTAAAAAATTAGTCGAGCTGTGGTTCGAGCAACATCTTTTGCAAGATAAAGTGATTGCTCAACTGACTAAAGCTGATCTGCAACAGCTCGAACAGTTTATTCATCATTGGCATTTTCTACCAAACGGCACAGAAGGCTACCGCACCGCCGAAGTAACAATGGGCGGAGTAGATACCGATTACATTTCATCAAAAACAATGGAAGCAAAACAGGTTGAAGGGCTCTATTTTATCGGTGAAGTATTAGATGTGACAGGCTGGCTTGGTGGCTATAATTTCCAATGGGCATGGTCGTCTGCAGCGGCTTGTGCCAAGGGGATTCTGGCGAAGTAA